A single genomic interval of Celeribacter indicus harbors:
- a CDS encoding phosphoserine transaminase, which translates to MADKHPVARPANPRFSSGPCAKIPHFSLDLLSDAPLGRSHRAKIGKEKLKAAIETTRDVLGIPADYRIGIVPASDTGAVEMAMWSMLGARKATMVAWESFGSGWVTDVVKQLKIDAEVKTADYGRIVDFAEVDFDTDVVFTWNGTTSGVRVPNGDAIPAERGGLTICDATSAAFAMDLPWDKLDVTTFSWQKVMGGEAAHGMIVLSPRAVERLESYTPAWPLPKIFRMTKGGKLIEGIFVGETINTPSMLAVEDYLVALEWANKIGGIQKLIERSTTNAKVLWDFCDRHDWIANLAEDPATRSNTSVCLKFTDDRIKDGAAFAKAVAKKLEDYNVAYDIGAYRDAPAGLRVWCGATVESSDIEALTLWLKWAFEECIAAQ; encoded by the coding sequence ATGGCTGACAAGCATCCGGTCGCGCGTCCGGCAAATCCGCGCTTTTCTTCCGGCCCCTGTGCCAAGATCCCCCATTTTTCCCTCGACCTGCTTTCCGACGCGCCGCTCGGCCGTTCGCACCGTGCCAAGATCGGCAAGGAGAAGCTGAAAGCGGCGATCGAGACGACCCGCGATGTGCTCGGCATCCCCGCCGACTACCGCATCGGGATCGTGCCCGCCTCCGATACCGGCGCCGTCGAGATGGCCATGTGGTCCATGCTCGGTGCCCGCAAGGCCACGATGGTGGCCTGGGAATCCTTCGGCTCCGGCTGGGTCACCGATGTGGTGAAACAGCTCAAGATCGACGCCGAGGTGAAGACCGCCGACTACGGCCGGATCGTCGATTTCGCCGAGGTGGATTTCGATACCGATGTCGTTTTCACCTGGAACGGGACGACTTCCGGGGTGCGTGTGCCGAACGGGGATGCGATCCCCGCGGAGCGCGGCGGCCTGACGATCTGCGACGCGACCTCCGCAGCCTTCGCGATGGACCTGCCGTGGGACAAGCTCGATGTCACCACCTTCTCCTGGCAGAAGGTGATGGGCGGCGAAGCGGCGCATGGCATGATCGTGCTGTCCCCGCGCGCCGTCGAACGGCTCGAGAGCTACACCCCCGCATGGCCGCTGCCGAAGATCTTCCGCATGACCAAGGGCGGCAAGCTGATCGAGGGCATCTTTGTCGGCGAGACGATCAACACGCCCTCCATGCTCGCGGTCGAGGACTATCTCGTCGCGCTCGAATGGGCGAATAAAATCGGCGGAATTCAAAAGCTTATCGAACGGTCCACGACCAATGCGAAGGTGCTGTGGGACTTCTGCGACCGCCACGACTGGATCGCCAACCTAGCGGAGGATCCGGCGACGCGGTCCAATACCTCGGTCTGCCTGAAGTTCACCGACGACCGCATCAAGGACGGTGCGGCCTTTGCCAAGGCGGTGGCGAAGAAGCTCGAGGATTACAACGTCGCCTATGACATCGGCGCCTATCGCGATGCGCCTGCGGGCCTGCGCGTATGGTGCGGGGCGACGGTCGAATCCTCCGATATCGAGGCGCTGACCCTCTGGCTCAAATGGGCCTTCGAGGAATGTATCGCCGCGCAATGA
- the serB gene encoding phosphoserine phosphatase SerB has protein sequence MFAVTLLTDPSAPSLDLAMAEALRSAWAGRDLRWLALGEAAEFMVGKVPANRWEVWQDLQGQGVDLVVLPAKNRRKKMLLADMDSTMIQQECIDELADVAGVGERVKEITAKAMNGELDFEGALTERVGLLQGLPETVIAQVIEDRITFMPGGQELIATMKRDGAYCALVSGGFTAFTGHVAEALGFHENRANTLLIENGTLIGKPGLPILGREAKVQALEEITARLGISHDDVIAVGDGANDLGMLKLAGFGVALHAKPSVAAECDIRINHGDLSALLYIQGYAKSEFSGA, from the coding sequence ATGTTCGCCGTGACCCTCCTGACCGATCCCTCCGCCCCTTCGCTCGACCTGGCCATGGCGGAGGCGTTGCGCTCGGCCTGGGCGGGGCGCGATCTCAGGTGGTTGGCCCTGGGAGAGGCCGCGGAATTCATGGTCGGGAAAGTGCCCGCGAATCGGTGGGAGGTCTGGCAGGATCTGCAAGGTCAGGGCGTCGATCTCGTGGTCCTGCCGGCGAAGAACCGGCGCAAGAAGATGCTGCTCGCCGACATGGATTCGACGATGATCCAGCAGGAATGTATCGACGAACTTGCCGATGTCGCGGGTGTCGGAGAGCGCGTGAAGGAGATCACCGCCAAGGCGATGAACGGCGAGCTCGATTTCGAGGGCGCCCTGACCGAGCGCGTGGGGCTTCTTCAGGGCCTGCCCGAAACCGTCATCGCGCAGGTGATCGAGGACCGCATCACCTTCATGCCGGGCGGACAGGAGCTCATCGCGACGATGAAGCGCGACGGCGCCTATTGCGCGCTCGTCTCGGGCGGCTTCACCGCCTTCACCGGCCATGTTGCGGAGGCACTGGGTTTTCACGAGAACCGCGCCAACACGCTCCTGATCGAGAACGGCACGCTGATCGGCAAGCCGGGCCTGCCGATCCTCGGACGCGAGGCGAAGGTGCAGGCGCTCGAGGAGATCACCGCGCGCCTCGGGATCAGCCATGACGACGTGATCGCGGTGGGCGACGGGGCGAACGATCTCGGCATGCTCAAGCTCGCGGGCTTCGGTGTCGCGCTGCATGCGAAACCCTCGGTGGCGGCCGAATGCGACATCCGCATCAACCACGGCGATCTGTCGGCGCTGCTCTATATCCAGGGCTACGCGAAGTCCGAGTTCTCGGGTGCTTGA
- a CDS encoding TSUP family transporter, translated as MLEISFDLVLILVAAAFAAGFVDSIAGGGGLITIPALLLAGIPPVTALATNKVQGLFGAGMAAVTYARAGHVVLRRQIGPAALSFSGAVLGALLAGSLPTDVIRLGLPVLLIAIALFFALRPGLSDIDRTARIGPLAFALGFVPVIGFYDGLLGPGTGAFFMLGFVSLAGYGILRATAHTKLLNFASNVGGLAGFLLVAKPFWMLGLLMGAAQIAGAYLGSTLASRAGARLIRPVLVTASTALALKLVWDWF; from the coding sequence GTGCTTGAGATCTCCTTCGACCTCGTCCTGATCCTCGTCGCCGCGGCCTTTGCCGCGGGATTTGTCGACAGCATCGCGGGTGGTGGCGGCCTCATCACCATTCCCGCGCTCCTGCTTGCAGGCATTCCGCCGGTGACGGCGCTCGCCACGAACAAGGTCCAGGGGCTGTTCGGTGCAGGCATGGCGGCGGTCACCTACGCGCGCGCCGGGCATGTCGTCCTGCGCCGGCAGATTGGCCCTGCCGCGCTCTCCTTTTCCGGCGCCGTACTCGGGGCGCTGCTTGCGGGGTCGCTCCCGACGGATGTGATCCGCCTCGGTCTGCCGGTCCTGCTCATCGCGATCGCGCTTTTCTTCGCGCTGCGCCCCGGCCTGTCCGACATCGACCGCACGGCACGGATCGGACCGCTTGCCTTCGCGCTGGGTTTCGTGCCGGTGATCGGGTTCTACGACGGGCTTCTCGGTCCCGGCACCGGCGCCTTCTTCATGCTCGGTTTCGTGAGCCTCGCCGGCTATGGCATCCTCAGAGCCACGGCGCATACCAAGCTGCTGAATTTCGCCTCGAATGTCGGGGGGCTCGCAGGTTTCCTGCTCGTTGCCAAGCCCTTCTGGATGCTCGGTCTCCTCATGGGCGCGGCGCAGATCGCGGGCGCTTATCTCGGCTCGACCCTCGCCAGCCGGGCAGGGGCGCGGCTCATCCGGCCCGTCCTCGTGACCGCCTCGACCGCGCTCGCGCTCAAGCTCGTCTGGGACTGGTTCTGA
- a CDS encoding invasion associated locus B family protein gives MSFSVKQVFLAATFALAAGHAVAQESSNQVASNTDWYVFEEANPSKQCWVVSKPKETVNTDEAGRIKSVRRGEILLFVSYAPSNGVKGQISFAGGYPFASGSEVTLDIGGTSFALFTDGETAWAATAADDEKIVASMKRGAAATLTGHSSRGTVTKDTFSLLGFTASVEEAAKRCDS, from the coding sequence ATGAGCTTTTCCGTGAAACAGGTTTTCCTTGCGGCAACTTTCGCACTGGCGGCGGGCCACGCCGTCGCCCAGGAAAGCAGCAATCAGGTCGCGTCCAACACGGACTGGTATGTCTTCGAGGAGGCCAACCCGTCCAAGCAGTGCTGGGTCGTCTCGAAGCCGAAGGAGACCGTCAACACCGATGAGGCCGGCCGGATCAAATCCGTGCGCCGGGGCGAGATCCTGCTTTTCGTCTCCTATGCGCCGTCGAACGGTGTGAAGGGGCAGATCTCCTTCGCGGGGGGCTATCCCTTCGCGTCCGGCTCCGAGGTGACGCTCGACATCGGCGGGACGAGCTTCGCGCTCTTCACCGACGGCGAGACGGCCTGGGCGGCGACTGCGGCCGATGACGAGAAGATCGTCGCATCGATGAAGCGCGGGGCGGCCGCCACGCTGACCGGTCACTCCTCGCGCGGCACGGTGACGAAGGACACCTTCTCCCTGCTTGGCTTCACCGCCTCCGTCGAGGAAGCGGCGAAACGCTGCGACAGCTGA
- the rlmN gene encoding 23S rRNA (adenine(2503)-C(2))-methyltransferase RlmN: MSTSAPITQDVLTIPRKETGSGKINLVGLTRDALRQALIDAGTPEKQAKMRAGQIWQWIYQWGVRDFAEMTNLAKAYRADLAEKFELRIPEVVSKLVSEDGTRKYLVRIAGGHEVEVVYIPEEGRGTLCVSSQVGCTLTCSFCHTGTQKLVRNLTAAEIVGQVMMARDDLDEWPEKGAPKDETRLLSNIVLMGMGEPLYNFENVRDAMKIVMDGEGIALGRRRITLSTSGVVPEIHRTAQEIGCLLAVSFHATTDETRDVLVPINRKWNIEKLLEALREYPKATNSERITFEYVMLKDVNDSDEDARRLVKLLDGIPAKVNLIPFNEWPGAPYKRSSNNRIRAFATILMQAGYASPIRTPRGEDIMAACGQLKSATERARKSRAQIEAEARL, encoded by the coding sequence ATGTCCACCAGCGCTCCCATCACGCAGGATGTCCTGACCATTCCCCGCAAGGAAACGGGATCGGGCAAGATCAACCTTGTCGGCCTGACGCGGGACGCGTTGCGGCAGGCGCTGATCGACGCCGGCACCCCGGAGAAACAGGCGAAGATGCGTGCGGGACAGATCTGGCAATGGATCTACCAGTGGGGCGTGCGCGATTTTGCGGAGATGACGAATCTCGCGAAAGCCTATCGCGCCGACCTCGCGGAAAAATTCGAGCTGCGCATTCCCGAGGTCGTGTCGAAGCTCGTCTCCGAGGACGGCACGCGGAAATATCTCGTGCGGATCGCCGGCGGCCACGAGGTCGAGGTGGTCTATATCCCCGAGGAGGGCCGGGGCACGCTCTGTGTCTCCTCCCAGGTCGGATGCACGCTCACCTGTTCCTTCTGTCACACCGGCACGCAGAAGCTCGTGCGCAACCTGACCGCCGCCGAAATCGTCGGCCAGGTGATGATGGCGCGCGACGATCTGGACGAGTGGCCGGAAAAGGGCGCGCCGAAGGACGAGACGCGGCTTCTGTCCAACATCGTGCTGATGGGCATGGGCGAACCGCTCTACAATTTCGAGAACGTTCGTGATGCGATGAAAATCGTGATGGACGGCGAAGGCATCGCGCTCGGGCGTCGCCGTATCACGCTCTCCACCTCCGGCGTCGTGCCGGAGATCCATCGCACCGCGCAGGAGATCGGCTGCCTTCTGGCCGTGTCCTTCCACGCGACGACCGACGAGACGCGCGACGTGCTCGTGCCGATCAACAGGAAATGGAACATCGAAAAGCTGCTCGAGGCGCTGCGCGAATATCCGAAGGCGACGAATTCGGAGCGGATCACCTTTGAATACGTCATGCTCAAGGACGTGAACGACAGCGACGAGGATGCGCGTCGCCTGGTGAAGCTCCTCGACGGCATTCCGGCGAAGGTGAACCTCATTCCCTTCAACGAATGGCCCGGTGCGCCCTACAAGCGGTCCTCGAACAACCGGATCCGCGCCTTTGCGACGATCCTGATGCAGGCGGGCTATGCCTCCCCGATCCGCACACCGCGGGGGGAGGATATCATGGCTGCCTGTGGCCAGCTCAAGTCCGCGACCGAGCGCGCGCGCAAGTCCCGCGCCCAGATCGAGGCGGAAGCGCGGCTCTGA